The DNA window atccatattttaataaaaataaaacttaataaattaaaataattaaatattttattgacggaaaaaaaaattgcaatattattttatcttatatttaaaatatacttgGTATCAGATTTTAGTTTACATGCACGTACCATGATGCATGTAGTAAGTGCGAAAATCACTAATTATCTATATATAAATTACATCAATGCATCATAATTAAATTGTAAGATATAAAATTAAGGTGTTAATAtattaattgaaatatttttgtaataattttattttatagttttcaagaaactaatattttttttttaaaaaaaattacaatagtATCATACTTGTGATTTTATATATACGTAAAtaactcagatttattttgtaGCTATTTCAACTTTATAGctattttcttttgaaatacCGAGTGAAAGTTGGTCTCTTACATCAtaataagataaataataaacataagTGACGTCAAATGGTTGTCgtttaataaaaaaacatagtCTAAGTAATCACTCAATTTAAATATGTTAAACCATAGCAAAAACCatatttcaatatattttataataaggTTATTTGTTTTCTgaaacaatttttttcttaataaTTGTTTAGCGATTCAATCATTCATTTGATTGAATCGTCTCCTGCCAAATCTAAAACctgaaaaagtaatattttcatCTTTAAACTTATTGATTTCAATACATTGAATATTACGTTTTATTGGATTaatacaaaaacttgtgtgagacggtcttacgggtcgtattgtgtgagacatatatcttatttaagtcatccataaaaaaatattactttttatgataagagtattattttttattgtgaatatcggtaggattgacatatctcacagataaatattcatgagatcgtctcacaagagacatactctcgTTAATTATAACTTGtgaaataatttgatttttaCATGTAACTATaaaaagttttatttaaaaataaaaaaatttaaaataataatataaaaaccaCCAAACTATCTTGCTCTCTACCACGCTACTTTTCTCCTCTCCATAATCCTACAGATTTCTAGCTCTACACATGGAAGCTCTCGGCATTCTCAAATTCTGGCGAAACGCCATCGCCGATGATGAAGATGATTCCTTCTTCGATTTGGTTTTCGAACCGCCTGCTGGTAGCGGAGGAGGCGGCGGCGGAGAGGTAGGTTTGAAGGAGGAGTTTCAGTTCATAGAATCCCCGAGCGATGTTTTGCGGAGTAAAAATGATTTCATCAGTTCGAAGCCTTTGTCTCCGGCGGTTACTCTACTCAGATCGACTCCTAAGTTCAAAGTCTTCATGTTAGGATTCAGAAAATTGTCGAGAAGCCAGAAACCAGAGTCTAATAATGCAGAGCTGGAGGCGAGCCCGTTGAATCAGCTCTCGGAATCAACGAAAGTCGAACGGAGCAATCGTTTCTCGGCGAAATGCGGCAGGGTGGAGGAAGTGTCTGTCTCGTCGGCTTTATCTAGAGACCACAGTTTGAGAAGCAGAATCGTGAAAGAAATATCCGAATCCGACGCTCTTTCCGGAGACGTGTCGCGGGAGAAATCGGTCCCGATGTATCTGAGACTTATGAGACCTTTCCACGTGAAGGTTTCGAAGAAGGCGAAGGTAACGGATTCCGTGACTCCGTTCTCTTCTCCTGTAACCGCCCCGGTGAACCTGTCTCCTCGGAAACTCTCCGACGGTTACAGAGCGAGGAGTAATCTGAAGATCGTGGCTAGAAATCTAGGTAAGAGCTGGTCAGCGCCGGCGGCAGAAGCGGCGATCGAGGTAGCAACTTCATCTTACCGCCGGAGAGACGACTCATTGCTGGACCAGCACGAAGGAATCCTCGGCGCTATTCTCCATTGCAAGAGATCTTACACTTCTTCATCCAAAGGTACCACATTACATTACCAGCACATATTCCAATGCCAAATAATTCAGttcatttttaaagaaaattaacaATCAAGATTACAAATCATCAAATAATGTTCTTAAATCATGAATCCTTCAGAATTTTCTCAATTAATGGAATCTGCGATGGATCCATCTCGGGATGAATTGGGGAGAAGCTCATTATGAAAAAGGAAGGCAGAATTTGAATCACAATAGAAAAAGAGGAGAATAGCGGGAGTGGATCACGAGAATACGACGTCGTGTCTGCAGAGCTAAATGATGATAGTAGGGATCGTCTTTTTGGGGAAAATAGGTAAGCGAGTCTTTGAATGGCCAATGAGTAGAGATGATACGTAAGTTCACGGTTTATAATATCTGATTCGGTGACGTAATATAAAGATTTGTACtggaaaacaaaattttattgctgttattattattttattaattattataatgttATGGGGGGTTTGAGATTCAATTTGTCACGTTACAGTTAGGCAACGAAGTGAGAATATCTTTCTGGTAAATTGAATAGACCATTCAATTGTATATGGGAACATCAAAAGTCCACTAGGTAGACTATTTCTTGACATTAGAACGGTCGAAAcgagttaaattttttttttcttttttgacctatactttttttttatcacgtaaaataagtgttaagttgataaaataaatgtgtGAGTTTGATAATTTTTCGATCCGTCGAAAAGTCCAGCCCGTCCTTCCCCACCTAATTTGACATAACCGTTTCGGCCCACCCACCCAACGGGCCCGTACCTTTACATAATACTAAATATAATTCATAAAGCTAATATCTTATGTTAAAGGATATAATAAAGTTTAACACTTTAACATAagataatattataaatttaaccTAAAAAACAAGAAAGCCTATAAAAGTTAATGTGTTTGTTAGGATTGTTTTGGTATCCGTCAAAAAGTGTCTCACGATTGGGTAACAACTGAtgaaactatattttttatCTAAACTTATTTTGGCCGAGAAATGTAGAAATAACTCGAATTTATGCAACAAATTTTTTGCTGAACAAAACAAAATCCCTCAAATAATATGTCaaattttgttattaataattttttattattaacaaaaaagttaaaaataaatgaaatatcAAGGTTAAAACATTTCAAATAATCACTTAAACAATGTTCATCTCGTTGTTTTAGACACAAAAGTATTAACTAAGTTTGAATAATCAGTATCTTCAACCAGTTTTTTCTCAATTGAAAACATATTGTAAGGATTATTTTATCCGACAGATGCTcaaaataataagaatatcaGAATATGatgtaaaataataaatttgtgttttgtcagaattaggtgttgtgccagatgttacaacatctcagacaacatgcagcggaatattatattCTGCAACACAAATTCACTTTCAGTAACTAAATGGACGAGATTAAATATGTTCGGTGCCTTATGGcgaaaattaatcactagaaaatcaAACCGATTACAAAAACCTAACACTagtgattatgacaaaaatcaattttctcaacaagttgagaaaataaagctTTCCAAAAACAACCAACAATATTAAAACATTAATAAGAAAGCAAAAAACGAGATCCCTAAAAACATGAGCAGCTAAACACGATCTTCAGCCAACAtcgttacggatgttgtctgtAGATGTTGGCAACATTCAGGGCAACACGTAAACCAGCACTCTTCAAAACAGCAACGTCTTTGTAGAATTATTTGTCTCTGAAATCTCGAAGTGCAAAAGTGCTTGAGTTATGCATTCATGAAAACCTCCAAGCGAAGAGTGGAAAACAAAACGGACGACTCCTCTTCAAAACAGCAACGCCTTTGTAGGATGTTTTTCTATGAGAACCATGACGTGCACAGTGCTTGTATATTGATTGAGAAGAGAGAAAAGACCACCACGAAAATCTCCCACGAAGAACTCCCACGAAAATCATCTCCACGAAAAACTATCTCCACGAAAATCTCTTCCACGAAAAATCTCTTCCACTAAAACTCTATGAATTTTTCTTCGTCTCTCTTTCTCTCTTCATTTTAATCTCCATctctttatttataatttacttCATCTCACAAAgaaatctacaaaataaagaaatcaagatttaaatcaataatatcatatcgtCAAGatctttattataaatataatatccagAAAAGGCAAACCCAATATTCCACATAATCTTATCAAGAATGAAATTAGATTTAAGgaagatattatatcacaataaaatcttaacataattatctagaaagtcaaaaccataattaaatattatactcaatcaaatcaacaaggaatagataatattagggaaatcaatttaatatggaaattatatttcccttcaatctctccctttttgcctttctggacaaaatcaAAGCAAACTCAATTTTTCAGTTAAACTCAAGTAAACTCCCCCTTAATATGAGAATTTTTCTCCCcctgaataaaatcaagttgGTACGGGTGTTGTTCATTGTGTTGGCAACACCTGAGACAACACCTGCAAAAATCATTAACAGTTCATTAAAACAGAAACACATCAGGGAAGCAGAACCTTAACAAAGCAGAACATTAAAAAAGAAATCAAGCAAAGGTATCAGATAGATGGTATCATTTGATCCTTTCAATTCACACTCCCTTGAGTTTGAGTCACGTCTTCTCTccctttttgtccagaatggacaTTTACCTCCATAGCCAGACGATAGTCAGAAACTAAGTTCTCGTAGGAGACCAGGTCAGCTTTGGCTCGTAATCACTATCCAAAATTACTGAGATAATTGCgtcaaaaatcatttcaaaaaaatttcctGAATTGAAACCTACATCGACTTAACACCACTGAACcataaaaaataacaaatattgGATTTCTAGCAAAAACCAGATTTTCATCGAATTTTCTCTGTTGAAATACGCATACCCTTTTGACCAACAATATTCacaatgttatgtttatgcatgacctatttatgcctaataacagaatgtaacagatataaaaacatgaaaaaaatatgagatatgtttacagatgaggtgttgtcacaaatgttggcagcatcttctgacaacacgtccaattccagaaaataattttgatttttctgcaCACTTggagattatttatttttttttgtttttgtttttttttttattttactgaccATAGaggtggtagctcccacactagaagaacgatcttcttttggactcctctaggtagctttttctaTTTTCCTTTCTGTATTGAATTCAGAagaggtagctcccacactaaaagtacagtcttcattggactcttttaggtagctttttccatcttttcttctgatacagacaatattgattttttttaatcttttcaaGTCACTTTTCGTATGGGAAAATGTCATGGAGTACATGATCATCCTTCAACTACTTTGTGATTTAATCATATTGTTAAGTATATCCAAGTGTGTTAAGTTTAGATAGAACAAAAAATTGTAAGTGCACCAGAAGATTTATGCAACATAGTGATAACACATCATATAACAGTATGCATGCAGATGCAGTATGTCTAAGTCCTGGAAATGCACATGCAAGTTaggtgttgtccgagatgttacaacatctgaGACAACGTCTATAAATGATTAGgcagaacacatgctgagagatttcctaagGTTGGAGAATCTCTCAAAATCTAATGCTTTGTGAATATGTCAGTCAGTTGGTTATTTGTACCAACAAATTCAATTCGAATCATTCTTTTTTCTaataaatctcgaataaagtgatgtctaatgtcaatgtgttttgttcgagagtgttttactggattttttgaaatatcaattgtacTAGAATTATCACAGTATATGATTTCTCCCTAATGAAACTAACCCATGAAAAttgtgagaaatcatcaacagatacaaaagaatacttcttacctccaaaACTTTCAACTTCCATAGGACCCATAAGGTCCATGTGAAGTAAATCCAGACTGCGTGTTCTCCcagatgttggcaacactggGTGTGACATCGAGTCTGTTTTCCTTTTTGACAATTTCCGTACACATATGGTATACTAGATGAAAGATTAGCCATACCTTGTACTGCATCGTACTTACTCAAGTTTTTCAAGGTTTTGAAATTTACATGGCCGAGTTTTTGAAGCCAAAGGTCGGGTTCACTGATTTGTGCATGATTGCTCGAAAGTTCCTCACCTATTTGGTAGCAATTGTCTgaagaccttgtacctgtcataatgcacatattagtttcatcaaaaacttcacaagtatgtttatcaaacttgacaagcaaattatcatcacacaaTTGGCCTATGCTtatcaaccgtcgctaattagcgactgtTCTTTAcgccgtcgctaaatttagcgacggtttactaataaccgtcgctaaatgtagcgacggtATTCATGTGCAAAACCGtctctaattagcgacggtttatacattccgtcgctaatattttaggtaaaattaaaaaaaatttaagaatttaataaatatgtgttttgaattggtacaatcgtgtaagagataaaaaattAAGTTGTAAGTGATAaacgtgtaagagataaaatttaatgttttgaagtggtaaaaaatcgtgtaagagataaaaattttaagtgttgtgaagtcgtaaaatcgtgtaagtgagaaaaattttaagtgttgtgaagtgaatggaagaaaatggagcgaatttgcaggtatttatagagagtggtagaagaaaatggagggaAGTTTAGGCGGgattgaatttttgaatttgcgACGGTTAGCTTACCGTCGCTAAAGTTAGCGACTGTATTCtgaaaatcgtcgctaatatgAAACTAGCGACGGTTGTACATGATACTGTTGCTAACTTTAGCGACAGTTCAAATagtaaccgtcgctaatttgaaattagcgacagttccaa is part of the Primulina tabacum isolate GXHZ01 chromosome 18, ASM2559414v2, whole genome shotgun sequence genome and encodes:
- the LOC142533333 gene encoding membrane-associated kinase regulator 5-like, translating into MEALGILKFWRNAIADDEDDSFFDLVFEPPAGSGGGGGGEVGLKEEFQFIESPSDVLRSKNDFISSKPLSPAVTLLRSTPKFKVFMLGFRKLSRSQKPESNNAELEASPLNQLSESTKVERSNRFSAKCGRVEEVSVSSALSRDHSLRSRIVKEISESDALSGDVSREKSVPMYLRLMRPFHVKVSKKAKVTDSVTPFSSPVTAPVNLSPRKLSDGYRARSNLKIVARNLGKSWSAPAAEAAIEVATSSYRRRDDSLLDQHEGILGAILHCKRSYTSSSKEFSQLMESAMDPSRDELGRSSL